The DNA sequence CTAAATATTGAATTTTCCTTATACTTCTTGCTTAAATATTTTGAAGTTAGATCATAGTTATTTAGGTTACTAAAGTATTCTAATGAGTGTAATGGAAGCATTAAATATCAAGTTGTAGGATAATTTTCTTTTTCGTTTATTTCATAATCAATGAAAAAACCATTTGAATTAGTTATAGTTCCTGCTTCATTATTAATAATTTTTATACCTATATTATTAACTATTTCTCTTGTTTCAGTATTGTTTTTTGGCAATTTTATTTCATGATCAAATCCGTCCAAAATAATAAAAATTTCATTGTGTTCTGGATTAGAAATTATATGTTCAGAAGCTCTGATATATACAATAACACGACCCATTTCTCTAATTCTATACCATCTAGTTATTTTAAAATTTGCTTTTTTATGTTTGAAATTGATAATTTCATCAAGCTTTAAATCTTTATCAGAAATATTTTTACCAACAATTTTTGAATTATCAATTTCGATACCTATTTTCTTTAAATATTCACCATAATTTTTATCCAAAATTATTTCTTGAACATTAGCATTCTCAAATTCCTTTGCTTTTGCAGCTGCCTTTTTAAAATTTTGTCTATATTCAATAGAATTTGGCATATATCTATTCGTAGGATCTAATGGTCAGTTTAGGAATAAGAAAATTAAAGTCGGTACAGTTATTAAACCAAAAACTGACGCAACAAAAATTTTTATTGCATGCTTTTTAATAAAATTCATATTATTTTATTTCCTTTAACTTAATTTAAAAAAATATATCTAGTAAATTTATGTCATATTTTAAGTATAGATAAGTCAAGATTATTGTAACAAAAACGAAAAACAGTACAACTATAATAGTAGTAAATCAACTAAAATTAAGTTCAGCTTTATTATTTTCATTTTTTTCTTTCACTTTTTTCTCCTAAGTTAATTAAAATTTTTTAGCAAATTTTACAGCATCAGCAGCTTTATTTTTCAATTCTTCAAATCTAATCTTATTTTGTACTTTCATTTTGTTCATATTATTCATAAATTCAACATGAATAATCATTTTTGAATCATCAATATCATATTGATAAATAATTCTTGAATCATCACTTAAAATTATTGTATAGAGATAGAAATTGCCATAGCTTTCATAATTATGTTTGATTATTTTAACAATTTCATGTGTTTTAGTAAATTTTTGACCAACACTAAAAATTAAGTCCATTTTTTTAAGGAATATTTTGTCAAAACTAATTCTTATTTGGTCATATAAATGTAAATTGTAAACATTTAATAATTGATTAGTTTTATAATTTATAAAATCACCTTTAATTTTGTATTCATTAGTCATAAAAATATAATAAAAAAGAAATTTAAGATTATCATAGTTAAAACCATCATTTAGTCCTGTACTAAAAATTCCTTGATTATATGAAAAAAGAACATCTCTTTCATTATAAATTTGATTTTCATAAGCATAATTGATTGAATAACTTTCAAGTAAATTAATGACATATTTTTTAGCATTCAAAGGTAAAATTACTAATTTATTATCCATTTTTGCACTTCTTCAATAACTAATCATAAAATCAATGTAAAGAAAAGCAATTAAATCATTTTCAATCTCAGTTAATCTTCCACTTACTTTATTGTAAATTTTTAATTGATTTGTTTTATTAACCAAAATAAGAAGATCGCTTCTTTCATCATTGGACTTAAATTTACTTTTAAATAGTGAAATATTATGATTTAACATCATAACTTTTGAATTAATAGTATTTAAATTTAATAATCTAGCAACTGTATTAAATTTCTTTTCAAAAAATTCATTTTGGATTGAATATTCTATTTTTAAGTTTGAAAAGAAATCATCAACTTGTAGGAAATTAAATAATTTATTTTTAGAAAAAGCATTTTCAAAAACTTTATCATAACTTACATTAATTGAATTTTCAATATTTGAATAATTTCCTAAGCTTAAATTAAATTCACTAAGCGAATCAACAAGTTTTTGTTGAATTTTAATTGGTACTAATACACCTTCAACATCAAAAAATTTTATGTATCAAGCTTTTTCATTTTGGTCATAATCAAAATAAATTCCACCATTAAGTTTTCTATCAATTTTTAATAGATCTCTTAAATTTGTTTCAGAAGTTGGACTATTTTTTTCAAAAATATAAACTTGTACACCTTGTTGGGCAAATAAGCTTAATACATTTTTTCTTATTTGATTTGGAGTTTTTAAATCAAAACCTAATCCTATTTTCATATTTGGACGGAGCATTGTACAAAAAATCATTAAAATTGTTTCAACCGAAAACTCACAAAAATATGAATATCCAAAATCATTACTAAATTTAATTCCTTTGTTCGTTACTTCTGGACTTCTTAAAAAACTTTCTTTATTTAATTCTCAGTTGTTAAATATAATATTAACTTTATTTTGCATGTATTCATTAGATTCATAAAAATTAAGTCATTTTCTTTGGTAATATTCTTTAGTCATATCAATATTTTAAAATATTAAAATAAAAAGTTTATTAAATTCAAAAAGAAAAACTAGAAATTAATTCTAGTTTAATTCATTTTCAGAAATTTGGTCTGATTTAATAATTTCTACACTA is a window from the Mycoplasma anserisalpingitidis genome containing:
- a CDS encoding MAG5620 family putative phospho-sugar mutase, which produces MTKEYYQRKWLNFYESNEYMQNKVNIIFNNWELNKESFLRSPEVTNKGIKFSNDFGYSYFCEFSVETILMIFCTMLRPNMKIGLGFDLKTPNQIRKNVLSLFAQQGVQVYIFEKNSPTSETNLRDLLKIDRKLNGGIYFDYDQNEKAWYIKFFDVEGVLVPIKIQQKLVDSLSEFNLSLGNYSNIENSINVSYDKVFENAFSKNKLFNFLQVDDFFSNLKIEYSIQNEFFEKKFNTVARLLNLNTINSKVMMLNHNISLFKSKFKSNDERSDLLILVNKTNQLKIYNKVSGRLTEIENDLIAFLYIDFMISYWRSAKMDNKLVILPLNAKKYVINLLESYSINYAYENQIYNERDVLFSYNQGIFSTGLNDGFNYDNLKFLFYYIFMTNEYKIKGDFINYKTNQLLNVYNLHLYDQIRISFDKIFLKKMDLIFSVGQKFTKTHEIVKIIKHNYESYGNFYLYTIILSDDSRIIYQYDIDDSKMIIHVEFMNNMNKMKVQNKIRFEELKNKAADAVKFAKKF